In one window of Vespa crabro chromosome 6, iyVesCrab1.2, whole genome shotgun sequence DNA:
- the LOC124424543 gene encoding carcinine transporter-like: MTVVVDSAKTEDGNRPPKIETFDDVLPYVGEAGRYQLFLFFLLLPFTFVYAFLYFAQFFITLVPAEHWCHIPELMQWNLTDHQKIALSIPPPTSEELKLESSTSFSRCYMYNVNYSEILNKGTTESDPNWPKVPCLNGWEYNYTMIPYASIATELSWVCERTFLSSAAQSAFFVGSIIGGLIFGYIADHYGRIPALVSCNAVGFFASVATAFCNSFWTFCLARLIVGTSFDNCFNILFIIVIEYVGPRYRTLFANMSFGIYFAAAAGLLPWIAYWIADWRILSIVTAFPMIVAFIGPWIVPESARWYIMMGNTSKAIEMLQKFAKVNGKDVKQEIFDEFEKSCKSIAEKDNVHQQYTVLDLFKLPRLAYITIILVIYWLLIVLVFDGHVWNMKLLDPDVFTSFSLASMTELPAAILLALLLDRWGRRWMGFASMFLCGIFSFIAIATPEGYFTVAMAILARLGVNIAANIGFQYAAEMLPTVVRAQGVSLIHIIGYFAHIIGPYIIYLSDVSPVLPLVVLGLLSFIDAFLTLLLPETLNQDLPESLQEGNDFGREQSFWWIPCITSTPVLKKSYRTKKGMTNTAFHGSIQRIDSTRL; this comes from the exons ATGACGGTCGTAGTGGATTCAGCAAAGACGGAAGATGGTAATAGACCACCAAAAATCGAGACTTTCGATGACGTCCTGCCGTACGTCGGTGAAGCCGGCCGTTATcaattgttccttttttttcttcttttgccaTTCACCTTCGTCTACGCGTTCCTATATTTCGCACAATTCTTCATAACGTTGGTACCAGCTGAACATTGGTGCCATATACCGGAGCTCATGCAATGGAATCTCACGGATCATCAAAA aatcgCCTTATCGATACCACCACCAACGAGCgaagaattaaaattagaaagtTCGACGTCCTTTTCGAGATGTTACATGTACAATGTAAATTACAGCGAGATTCTCAACAAGGGAACCACAGAATCTGATCCAAACTGGCCAAAAGTTCCTTGTCTTAACGGATGGGAATATAATTACACGATGATACCGTATGCCTCGATCGCTACCgag TTGTCCTGGGTCTGCGAGAGAACATTTTTGAGTTCAGCAGCGCAATCAGCATTTTTCGTTGGCAGTATAATCGGTGGTTTAATCTTTGGATATATAGCCGATCATTATGGTAGAATACCCGCTTTGGTTTCCTGCAATGCCGTAGGATTTTTCGCTTCTGTTGCTACGGCCTTTTGCAATAGCTTTTGGACATTTTGCCTGGCAAGATTAATCGTCGGCACATCCTTTGACAACTGCTTCAACATTCTTTTCATCATCG tTATCGAATATGTAGGGCCAAGATATAGAACGCTGTTCGCAAATATGTCTTTTGGAATTTATTTCGCCGCGGCAGCTGGATTATTACCATGGATTGCTTATTGGATAGCAGATTGGAGAATTTTAAGTATCGTCACGGCATTTCCCATGATCGTTGCATTTATCGGACCTTGGATCGTTCCTGAAAGTGCAcg atggTACATAATGATGGGTAACACGAGCAAGGCCATCGAAATGTTGCAAAAATTCGCCAAGGTCAATGGGAAAGACGTAAAGCAAGAGATTTTCGAcgaatttgaaaaaagttgTAAAAGTATAGCGGAGAAGGATAATGTCCATCAGCAATATACCGTTTTGGATCTTTTCAAATTGCCTCGATTAGCATATATTACGATTATACTTGTAATATATTG GCTTCTCATCGTTCTGGTATTTGATGGGCACGTATGGAATATGAAATTGTTAGATCCCGACGTTTTCACATCATTTTCTCTTGCCTCAATGACCGAGCTTCCAGCTGCTATTCTTTTGGCCCTTTTACTCGATAGATGGGGACGACGGTGGATGGGATTTGCCTCAATGTTTTTATGCggcattttttcatttatcgcaATCGCAACTCCCGAAG GCTATTTCACTGTGGCTATGGCTATTCTGGCCCGTTTAGGAGTAAACATAGCTGCTAATATTGGTTTTCAATATGCAGCTGAAATGTTGCCAACGGTTGTACGAGCACAAGGCGTTTCGTTGATCCATATTATTGgttatttcgctcatattatTGGACCTTACATTATTTATCTG TCCGACGTAAGTCCAGTATTACCTTTGGTAGTTCTCGGATTATTATCCTTCATAGATGCATTTTTAACTTTGTTATTACCAGAAACTTTAAATCAGGATTTACCTGAATCTTTACAAGAAGGAAATGATTTTGGCAGGGAACAAAGTTTCTGGTGGATTCCATGCATAACATC aacTCCAGTTTTGAAGAAATCTTATAGGACGAAGAAAGGTATGACGAATACTGCTTTCCACGGTAGTATCCAAAGAATTGATTCTACTAGATTATAG
- the LOC124425013 gene encoding tRNA (adenine(58)-N(1))-methyltransferase catalytic subunit TRMT61A isoform X2, which yields MHSLEVTPKTLNKKGVMVENVFQTIYGALKVVSLIGQKYGTKVQLSRGWGYVLQPTPELWTLTVPHRTQIIYSPDISLIIHLMELSPGQTIIETGTGSGSLSHALIRAIRPTGYLYTFDFHEQRVNIASAEFKRHGLDDYVTVECRDVCAEGFGENLENKVDAIFLDLPHPWLMIKHAINALKMSGGKLCSFSPCIEQVQRTCAELTLEGFIEINTYECLQRELTVQHKNLPVLNLDCLKYKQEYEKMKQANVKDKQEQEKFLTVTHAHSLPGHTGFITIATLSPLHARSLKEEEEDEDKF from the exons ATGCATTCGTTGGAAGTGACACCGAAAACTTTGAACAAGAAGGGTGTTATGGtagaaaatgtttttcaaaCCATTTATGGCGCGCTCAAAGTAGTGTCCCTTATCGGTCAAAAATATGGTACCAAAGTACAATTGTCCAGAGGATGGGGATACGTATTACAACCTACTCCAGAGCTTTGGACTTTAACTGTACCGCATAGAACACAAATCATTTATAGTCCAGACATAAGTTTAATTATACACTTGATGGAACTTTCACCAGGGCAAACAATCATTGAGACAG GTACTGGAAGTGGTTCTCTTTCACATGCACTAATTCGTGCCATACGTCCAACTGGTTATCTTTATACGTTTGACTTTCACGAACAGCGTGTAAATATTGCTAGCGCAGAATTTAAGAGGCACGGTCTTGATGATTATGTTACCGTAGAATGTAGAGATGTTTGCGCTGAAGGTTTTGGAGAAAATTTGGAAAACAAAGTGGATGCGATATTTTTAGATTTACCGCATCCATGGTTAATGATAAAGCATGCGATAAATGCTTTAAAGATGTCAg gAGGAAAATTGTGTTCATTTTCACCTTGTATCGAACAAGTTCAAAGAACTTGCGCCGAACTTACATTAGAAggtttcattgaaataaatactTATGAATGTTTGCAAAGAGAATTAACTGTACAACATAAGAATTTACCCGTTTTAAATTTGGattgtttaaaatataag caagagtatgaaaaaatgaaacaagcAAATGTAAAAGACAAACAGGAgcaagaaaaatttttgacTGTAACGCATGCTCATTCATTGCCTGGTCATACAGGTTTTATTACAATTGCAACGTTATCACCGTTACATGCAAGATCacttaaagaagaagaagaagatgaagacaaattttaa
- the LOC124425013 gene encoding tRNA (adenine(58)-N(1))-methyltransferase catalytic subunit TRMT61A isoform X1, whose amino-acid sequence MSFKKIKEMIEEGDVIILYLGPGNMHSLEVTPKTLNKKGVMVENVFQTIYGALKVVSLIGQKYGTKVQLSRGWGYVLQPTPELWTLTVPHRTQIIYSPDISLIIHLMELSPGQTIIETGTGSGSLSHALIRAIRPTGYLYTFDFHEQRVNIASAEFKRHGLDDYVTVECRDVCAEGFGENLENKVDAIFLDLPHPWLMIKHAINALKMSGGKLCSFSPCIEQVQRTCAELTLEGFIEINTYECLQRELTVQHKNLPVLNLDCLKYKQEYEKMKQANVKDKQEQEKFLTVTHAHSLPGHTGFITIATLSPLHARSLKEEEEDEDKF is encoded by the exons ATGagttttaaaaagataaaagaaatgatagaagaaggggacgttattattttatatttaggaCCTGGTAATATGCATTCGTTGGAAGTGACACCGAAAACTTTGAACAAGAAGGGTGTTATGGtagaaaatgtttttcaaaCCATTTATGGCGCGCTCAAAGTAGTGTCCCTTATCGGTCAAAAATATGGTACCAAAGTACAATTGTCCAGAGGATGGGGATACGTATTACAACCTACTCCAGAGCTTTGGACTTTAACTGTACCGCATAGAACACAAATCATTTATAGTCCAGACATAAGTTTAATTATACACTTGATGGAACTTTCACCAGGGCAAACAATCATTGAGACAG GTACTGGAAGTGGTTCTCTTTCACATGCACTAATTCGTGCCATACGTCCAACTGGTTATCTTTATACGTTTGACTTTCACGAACAGCGTGTAAATATTGCTAGCGCAGAATTTAAGAGGCACGGTCTTGATGATTATGTTACCGTAGAATGTAGAGATGTTTGCGCTGAAGGTTTTGGAGAAAATTTGGAAAACAAAGTGGATGCGATATTTTTAGATTTACCGCATCCATGGTTAATGATAAAGCATGCGATAAATGCTTTAAAGATGTCAg gAGGAAAATTGTGTTCATTTTCACCTTGTATCGAACAAGTTCAAAGAACTTGCGCCGAACTTACATTAGAAggtttcattgaaataaatactTATGAATGTTTGCAAAGAGAATTAACTGTACAACATAAGAATTTACCCGTTTTAAATTTGGattgtttaaaatataag caagagtatgaaaaaatgaaacaagcAAATGTAAAAGACAAACAGGAgcaagaaaaatttttgacTGTAACGCATGCTCATTCATTGCCTGGTCATACAGGTTTTATTACAATTGCAACGTTATCACCGTTACATGCAAGATCacttaaagaagaagaagaagatgaagacaaattttaa
- the LOC124424933 gene encoding histone-lysine N-methyltransferase 2D-like isoform X1: MWSLKLVVILTTIVFVTIYAKEETTKNRDKRQQIPYHARRGARPPPYAVQMEPIVQYSQRDPLYNPLINSKSDDLGIYEENPSSYYQSEPEPIIEIIIKESNESLPTPVPPPTPPPSRPTKEPIQVYYVKYEKKGGYGEKSRVVYDPPVRALTPVEEHEEIKSKHHKEEPIQPVTPSPPEPSTTLRAIIRPDSETYHSGGSGIRVTFGTEQLPPNNHNKRNDIETPVSTQSTKPHSLGSVAPGTPKRQHGPYQPLQPVQQRVPPAFPQQRVVNSFQPPLSLIPQQQQQQQLPLKFIPQRQQQFPSALSVRNQLQRPQQPPLPIQSLPDLSQRTPSTAFGPPHRISINHPQQPGLPPTLSVSHQSVQLQNQPLGPIQPNFHVERKQPQQQQQQQQQQQQQQQQQQQQQQQPQQQQPPVFSQQEQEKQRYHEQRRQQEALKQREHQRQREQQRLQEHRRLVELQRQFDQQRHIEQQRQVEQQRQVEQQRLADQQRLVEQQRYAEQQRLTEQQRLAEEQRLLEQQRLAVEQQRLQERQRLHEQHRIQEQRRRKQEHEQRLLQEQQYRTSLKYNQAIPSQGGIPGQPPLPIQKPEGEIFKAVPKLEQHYAIRENPLHPGPFPPNTVQFPESSLNQYQATHQLNTLQDSRQIAGGQSNRILNDEVPRQIQQQIENQQVPSGHRHLTFNSDSLGHQQTQLSLTPSVSTQQQHRQREQQSFWGRSPSPNNDVQKSQTIYATPVSIPSEFGSSTGRISYRNGPTISSSTTTTTTTTTTTTTTTEAPTTTTLSPKNEAKIKENIANLPDEVPDDIREQLLSSGILGNADIQILDYDKVGGIPIEKLPPEALANFYGAGGGSAVAASEPIPSIIKKPEISLSNEDNISSGTSESVTSLSKYEPPNKEMMESTIMGRTKIEQATLRPGGVEMKVVRFDPSTEQGRAVAEQHIRADATRLEPVTIGPENHDQYNRYLPLKVSGASFPIPDVPDLKGRKITSVVVLAPVDYHFQEKDKGLETREDRKIDDIQAVKFLAGDTLKQLVKKPTVDNYKKWLEQETRTEPQRQSVVLLITMPSNDQSKNDKEIFMYDVNSQSVSKMSGDLSTAFVDAAESNSDSTDDFSGF, translated from the exons ATGTGGTCCCTCAAATTG GTAGTAATCCTGACGACGATCGTCTTCGTCACGATTTATGCCAAAGAGGAAACGACCAAGAATCGGGACAAGAGACAACAGATACCTTATCATGCTAGAAGGGGTGCTAGACCACCACCTTATGCCGTTCAAATGGAACCAATCGTTCAATATTCTCAACGAGATCCTCTTTATAATCCTTTGATAAATTCTAAGAGCGACGATCTtggtatatacgaagaaaatCCATCGAGTTATTACCAATCGGAGCCAGAGCCAATTATTGAGATTATCATTAAGGAATCTAACGAATCCTTACCAACTCCTGTACCACCTCCGACTCCACCGCCTTCGAGACCAACGAAAGAACCAATACAAGTTTATTACGTAAAgtatgaaaagaaaggaggctATGGAGAGAAATCTCGAGTCGTATACGATCCACCCGTACGTGCTTTGACACCGGTAGAAGAACACGAAGAAATTAAATCCAAGCATCATAAGGAAGAACCTATCCAACCGGTAACACCATCACCTCCAGAACCATCGACCACTTTAAGAGCTATCATTCGACCAGATAGCGAGACTTATCATTCCGGTGGTAGCGGAATTCGTGTTACCTTTGGAACGGAACAATTACCacctaataatcataacaaacGTAATGACATTGAAACGCCAGTTTCTACTCAAAGTACAAAGCCTCATTCTCTTGGTTCTGTTGCACCTGGTACACCTAAAAGACAGCATGGTCCTTATCAGCCTTTACAACCTGTACAGCAAAGAGTACCACCTGCATTTCCACAGCAAAGAGTCGTTAATTCTTTTCAACCACCGCTATCTTTAATTccgcaacaacagcaacaacaacaattaccaTTAAAGTTTATACCACAAAGGCAGCAACAGTTCCCATCGGCTTTATCAGTGAGAAATCAATTGCAAAGACCACAGCAACCACCGTTACCTATTCAGAGTTTGCCTGATCTATCGCAACGAACACCGTCTACTGCTTTCGGTCCTCCTCATCGTATTAGTATAAATCATCCTCAACAGCCAGGACTTCCACCAACGCTGTCGGTTTCTCATCAAAGCGTGCAATTGCAAAATCAGCCGCTTGGACCTATTCAACCTAATTTCCATGTGGAACGAAAACAACctcagcagcaacagcagcagcagcagcaacagcaacaacaacagcaacaacagcaacaacaacaacaacaaccacaacaacaacagcctCCGGTATTTTCACAACAAGAACAAGAGAAACAACGGTATCATGAACAGCGACGTCAGCAAGAGGCATTGAAGCAACGTGAACATCAACGGCAACGCGAACAGCAAAGACTTCAGGAACATCGTAGACTCGTAGAATTACAACGACAATTCGATCAACAGAGGCATATAGAACAACAAAGACAGGTTGAACAACAGAGACAAGTGGAACAGCAAAGATTGGCGGATCAGCAAAGACTCGTCGAACAACAGCGATACGCGGAACAACAAAGATTGACGGAACAACAGAGACTGGCGGAAGAACAAAGACTGCTGGAGCAGCAGAGATTGGCTGTTGAACAGCAAAGGCTACAGGAACGTCAAAGATTGCATGAACAGCATCGAATTCAAGAACAAAGAAGACGTAAACAAGAACACGAACAAAGACTCTTGCAAGAGCAACAATATCGTACATCTTTGAAGTACAATCAGGCTATTCCATCGCAAGGTGGTATTCCAGGTCAACCTCCATTACCTATTCAAAAGCCAGAAGGAGAAATCTTTAAGGCCGTACCAAAGTTGGAACAACATTATGCGATCAGAGAGAATCCGTTACATCCAGGCCCGTTCCCACCAAATACAGTACAATTTCCAGAAAGTTCGTTGAATCAGTACCAGGCAACGCATCAATTAAACACTTTACAGGATTCCCGACAAATCGCGGGAGGtcaatcgaatcgaattttaAACGACGAAGTACCACGACAGATACAACAACAAATTGAAAATCAACAAGTTCCCTCGGGTCATCGACATTTAACGTTCAATTCTGATTCGTTAGGACATCAACAGACGCAATTGTCGTTGACACCATCCGTAAGCACTCAACAACAACATCGTCAAAGGGAACAACAATCTTTTTGGGGACGTTCACCTTCACCAAACAATGATGTACAAAAGTCCCAAACGATTTACGCAACACCAGTTAGTATCCCTTCTGAATTCGGATCATCCACCGGTAGGATATCCTACAGAAATGGTCCGACAATTTCTAGCAGtactacgacaacgacgacgacaacaactaCGACCACAACCACAACCGAAGCACCAACGACAACTACTCTTTCACCGAAAAACGAAGCCAAGATCAAGGAGAACATTGCAAATTTACCAGACGAAGTGCCAGACGATATAAGGGAACAACTTTTGAGTTCCGGTATTTTGGGTAACGCTGACATACAAATACTTGATTACGACAAGGTCGGTGGCATACCAATCGAGAAACTACCGCCCGAGGCATTGGCAAATTTCTACGGTGCTGGAGGTGGTTCCGCAGTGGCAGCGAGCGAGCCAATACCGTCTATCATTAAAAAACCTGAAATATCATTGTCGAATGAAGACAACATTTCTTCTGGCACGTCCGAAAGCGTTACTTCTTTATCGAAATACGAACCACCTAATAAGGAAATGATGGAGAGCACGATCATGGGAAGGACCAAGATCGAACAGGCCACTTTGAGGCCAGGTGGTGTAGAAATGAAAGTAGTACGATTCGATCCAAGTACGGAGCAAGGCCGAGCAGTGGCCGAGCAACATATACGTGCTGACGCGACCAGACTCGAACCGGTCACTATAGGTCCGGAAAATCATGACCAATACAATCGTTATTTACCGCTTAAAGTAAGCGGTGCCTCGTTTCCTATACCAGATGTGCCCGATCTAAAAGGACGAAAAATAACGAGCGTGGTCGTATTAGCGCCTGTTGACTATCATTTTCAGGAAAAGGATAAAGGTCTTGAGACGAGGGAGGACAGAAAGATCGACGACATACAGGCTGTTAAATTTTTAGCTGGCGATACGCTCAAGCAACTCGTTAAAAAGCCTACcgtcgataattataaaaagtggTTGGAACAGGAAACTCGTACCGAACCTCAGAGACAATCTGTTGTATTATTAATCACCAT GCCGTCCAATGATCAAAGTAAAAACGACAAGGAAATATTCATGTACGATGTTAATTCCCAATCGGTTAGCAAAATGTCGGGGGATTTATCGACGGCCTTTGTCGATGCTGCCGAAAGCAATTCAGACAGTACCGATGACTTTTCTGGATTTTAA
- the LOC124424933 gene encoding histone-lysine N-methyltransferase 2D-like isoform X2, with translation MINVFQVVILTTIVFVTIYAKEETTKNRDKRQQIPYHARRGARPPPYAVQMEPIVQYSQRDPLYNPLINSKSDDLGIYEENPSSYYQSEPEPIIEIIIKESNESLPTPVPPPTPPPSRPTKEPIQVYYVKYEKKGGYGEKSRVVYDPPVRALTPVEEHEEIKSKHHKEEPIQPVTPSPPEPSTTLRAIIRPDSETYHSGGSGIRVTFGTEQLPPNNHNKRNDIETPVSTQSTKPHSLGSVAPGTPKRQHGPYQPLQPVQQRVPPAFPQQRVVNSFQPPLSLIPQQQQQQQLPLKFIPQRQQQFPSALSVRNQLQRPQQPPLPIQSLPDLSQRTPSTAFGPPHRISINHPQQPGLPPTLSVSHQSVQLQNQPLGPIQPNFHVERKQPQQQQQQQQQQQQQQQQQQQQQQQPQQQQPPVFSQQEQEKQRYHEQRRQQEALKQREHQRQREQQRLQEHRRLVELQRQFDQQRHIEQQRQVEQQRQVEQQRLADQQRLVEQQRYAEQQRLTEQQRLAEEQRLLEQQRLAVEQQRLQERQRLHEQHRIQEQRRRKQEHEQRLLQEQQYRTSLKYNQAIPSQGGIPGQPPLPIQKPEGEIFKAVPKLEQHYAIRENPLHPGPFPPNTVQFPESSLNQYQATHQLNTLQDSRQIAGGQSNRILNDEVPRQIQQQIENQQVPSGHRHLTFNSDSLGHQQTQLSLTPSVSTQQQHRQREQQSFWGRSPSPNNDVQKSQTIYATPVSIPSEFGSSTGRISYRNGPTISSSTTTTTTTTTTTTTTTEAPTTTTLSPKNEAKIKENIANLPDEVPDDIREQLLSSGILGNADIQILDYDKVGGIPIEKLPPEALANFYGAGGGSAVAASEPIPSIIKKPEISLSNEDNISSGTSESVTSLSKYEPPNKEMMESTIMGRTKIEQATLRPGGVEMKVVRFDPSTEQGRAVAEQHIRADATRLEPVTIGPENHDQYNRYLPLKVSGASFPIPDVPDLKGRKITSVVVLAPVDYHFQEKDKGLETREDRKIDDIQAVKFLAGDTLKQLVKKPTVDNYKKWLEQETRTEPQRQSVVLLITMPSNDQSKNDKEIFMYDVNSQSVSKMSGDLSTAFVDAAESNSDSTDDFSGF, from the exons ATGATTAATGTTTTTCAGGTAGTAATCCTGACGACGATCGTCTTCGTCACGATTTATGCCAAAGAGGAAACGACCAAGAATCGGGACAAGAGACAACAGATACCTTATCATGCTAGAAGGGGTGCTAGACCACCACCTTATGCCGTTCAAATGGAACCAATCGTTCAATATTCTCAACGAGATCCTCTTTATAATCCTTTGATAAATTCTAAGAGCGACGATCTtggtatatacgaagaaaatCCATCGAGTTATTACCAATCGGAGCCAGAGCCAATTATTGAGATTATCATTAAGGAATCTAACGAATCCTTACCAACTCCTGTACCACCTCCGACTCCACCGCCTTCGAGACCAACGAAAGAACCAATACAAGTTTATTACGTAAAgtatgaaaagaaaggaggctATGGAGAGAAATCTCGAGTCGTATACGATCCACCCGTACGTGCTTTGACACCGGTAGAAGAACACGAAGAAATTAAATCCAAGCATCATAAGGAAGAACCTATCCAACCGGTAACACCATCACCTCCAGAACCATCGACCACTTTAAGAGCTATCATTCGACCAGATAGCGAGACTTATCATTCCGGTGGTAGCGGAATTCGTGTTACCTTTGGAACGGAACAATTACCacctaataatcataacaaacGTAATGACATTGAAACGCCAGTTTCTACTCAAAGTACAAAGCCTCATTCTCTTGGTTCTGTTGCACCTGGTACACCTAAAAGACAGCATGGTCCTTATCAGCCTTTACAACCTGTACAGCAAAGAGTACCACCTGCATTTCCACAGCAAAGAGTCGTTAATTCTTTTCAACCACCGCTATCTTTAATTccgcaacaacagcaacaacaacaattaccaTTAAAGTTTATACCACAAAGGCAGCAACAGTTCCCATCGGCTTTATCAGTGAGAAATCAATTGCAAAGACCACAGCAACCACCGTTACCTATTCAGAGTTTGCCTGATCTATCGCAACGAACACCGTCTACTGCTTTCGGTCCTCCTCATCGTATTAGTATAAATCATCCTCAACAGCCAGGACTTCCACCAACGCTGTCGGTTTCTCATCAAAGCGTGCAATTGCAAAATCAGCCGCTTGGACCTATTCAACCTAATTTCCATGTGGAACGAAAACAACctcagcagcaacagcagcagcagcagcaacagcaacaacaacagcaacaacagcaacaacaacaacaacaaccacaacaacaacagcctCCGGTATTTTCACAACAAGAACAAGAGAAACAACGGTATCATGAACAGCGACGTCAGCAAGAGGCATTGAAGCAACGTGAACATCAACGGCAACGCGAACAGCAAAGACTTCAGGAACATCGTAGACTCGTAGAATTACAACGACAATTCGATCAACAGAGGCATATAGAACAACAAAGACAGGTTGAACAACAGAGACAAGTGGAACAGCAAAGATTGGCGGATCAGCAAAGACTCGTCGAACAACAGCGATACGCGGAACAACAAAGATTGACGGAACAACAGAGACTGGCGGAAGAACAAAGACTGCTGGAGCAGCAGAGATTGGCTGTTGAACAGCAAAGGCTACAGGAACGTCAAAGATTGCATGAACAGCATCGAATTCAAGAACAAAGAAGACGTAAACAAGAACACGAACAAAGACTCTTGCAAGAGCAACAATATCGTACATCTTTGAAGTACAATCAGGCTATTCCATCGCAAGGTGGTATTCCAGGTCAACCTCCATTACCTATTCAAAAGCCAGAAGGAGAAATCTTTAAGGCCGTACCAAAGTTGGAACAACATTATGCGATCAGAGAGAATCCGTTACATCCAGGCCCGTTCCCACCAAATACAGTACAATTTCCAGAAAGTTCGTTGAATCAGTACCAGGCAACGCATCAATTAAACACTTTACAGGATTCCCGACAAATCGCGGGAGGtcaatcgaatcgaattttaAACGACGAAGTACCACGACAGATACAACAACAAATTGAAAATCAACAAGTTCCCTCGGGTCATCGACATTTAACGTTCAATTCTGATTCGTTAGGACATCAACAGACGCAATTGTCGTTGACACCATCCGTAAGCACTCAACAACAACATCGTCAAAGGGAACAACAATCTTTTTGGGGACGTTCACCTTCACCAAACAATGATGTACAAAAGTCCCAAACGATTTACGCAACACCAGTTAGTATCCCTTCTGAATTCGGATCATCCACCGGTAGGATATCCTACAGAAATGGTCCGACAATTTCTAGCAGtactacgacaacgacgacgacaacaactaCGACCACAACCACAACCGAAGCACCAACGACAACTACTCTTTCACCGAAAAACGAAGCCAAGATCAAGGAGAACATTGCAAATTTACCAGACGAAGTGCCAGACGATATAAGGGAACAACTTTTGAGTTCCGGTATTTTGGGTAACGCTGACATACAAATACTTGATTACGACAAGGTCGGTGGCATACCAATCGAGAAACTACCGCCCGAGGCATTGGCAAATTTCTACGGTGCTGGAGGTGGTTCCGCAGTGGCAGCGAGCGAGCCAATACCGTCTATCATTAAAAAACCTGAAATATCATTGTCGAATGAAGACAACATTTCTTCTGGCACGTCCGAAAGCGTTACTTCTTTATCGAAATACGAACCACCTAATAAGGAAATGATGGAGAGCACGATCATGGGAAGGACCAAGATCGAACAGGCCACTTTGAGGCCAGGTGGTGTAGAAATGAAAGTAGTACGATTCGATCCAAGTACGGAGCAAGGCCGAGCAGTGGCCGAGCAACATATACGTGCTGACGCGACCAGACTCGAACCGGTCACTATAGGTCCGGAAAATCATGACCAATACAATCGTTATTTACCGCTTAAAGTAAGCGGTGCCTCGTTTCCTATACCAGATGTGCCCGATCTAAAAGGACGAAAAATAACGAGCGTGGTCGTATTAGCGCCTGTTGACTATCATTTTCAGGAAAAGGATAAAGGTCTTGAGACGAGGGAGGACAGAAAGATCGACGACATACAGGCTGTTAAATTTTTAGCTGGCGATACGCTCAAGCAACTCGTTAAAAAGCCTACcgtcgataattataaaaagtggTTGGAACAGGAAACTCGTACCGAACCTCAGAGACAATCTGTTGTATTATTAATCACCAT GCCGTCCAATGATCAAAGTAAAAACGACAAGGAAATATTCATGTACGATGTTAATTCCCAATCGGTTAGCAAAATGTCGGGGGATTTATCGACGGCCTTTGTCGATGCTGCCGAAAGCAATTCAGACAGTACCGATGACTTTTCTGGATTTTAA